Part of the Streptomyces sp. NBC_01353 genome, GCACCGGATCCGCCCCAACTCGCCTATCCCGCACGGGGTGTCGGCAACCTCTGGGAGCCGCGTACGAACGCCGCGACCGACGCCGTCGCCGCCGTCCTCGGCCGCTCCCGCACCCTGCTCCTCACCGAACTCGACACCCCGGCCTCCACCACCCAACTCGCCGTCCACTGCGGCCTGTCGGCCGCCGGCGTCTCCCAGCACCTCACGGCACTGCGCAACGCGGGCCTCGTCACCGCGCACCGCAGCGGCCGCTCCGTCCTCTACGCCCGCACCTCGGTCGCGGACGCCCTGCTCGCCCCCTCGGAAGAGCTCGTATGACCTGATCCCGGTTCGGATCGGGTCGTCGTCGTACGTGACCGAGTACGGCGACCTGATCCCGGTCGGATCGGGTCGTCGTCGTACATGACCGCTCATCGCGTCGGCGGCCCGGTGCCGCGAGTACGGCCCGTGGTGCTGATGGGCTTCCTGGCTTTCGTGCGCTCTTGCGTTGGAGTCCACTCCAGCTTCTAGAGTGCCGCGCGAACCGGCTGCAGCAAGCCAGAAGGCCAAGGGGGAGGTCCGACACATGCGTTATCGCGTACTCGGCGGGACCGGGATCGAAGTCAGCGCGTACTGCCTCGGCACGATGATGTTCGGCGCCGTCGGAAATCCCGACCACACGGACTCCGTACGCGTCATCCATGCCGCGCTCGACCAGGGCATCAACTTCGTGGACACCGCCGACATGTACTCGGCCGGCGAGTCCGAGGAGATCGTCGGCAAGGCGCTGCGCGACCCCAAGCGGCGGGACGGCGTCGTCCTCGCCACCAAGGGGTACTTCCCGATGGGCGAAGGGCCGGCCCGCGGCGGTCTCTCGCGGCGCTGGCTCACCCGGGCCGTCGAGGACAGCCTGACGCGGCTCGGCACCGACTGGATCGACCTCTACCAGGTCCACCGGCCCGACCACCGTACGGACATCGAGGAGACGCTCGCCGTCCTCGGCGACCTCCAGGCGCAGGGCAAGATCCGGGCGTTCGGCTGCTCGACCTTCCCCGCCGAGGAGATCGTCGAGGCGCACGCCGTCGCCGAGCGGCGCGGCCTGCGCCGCTTCCGTACCGAGCAGCCGCCGTACTCGCTGCTCGCGCGGGGCATCGAGGCCTCGGTGCTGCCGGTGGCGCAGCGGTACGGGATGGGGGTGCTGACCTGGAGTCCGCTGGCGTCCGGGTTCCTCACCGGGAAGTACCGCAAGGACCGGCCGATGGACCTCACGAGCGGGCGCCCCGCGCTCCATCCGCACCGCTTCGACCCGACGATCCCCGGCAACGCCGCGAAGCTCGACGCGGTCGAGCAACTCGTCGCCCTGGCGGAGGACATCGGCTGCTCGCTGCCCGAACTGGCCATCGCCTTCGCGGCGGCGCACCCGGCCGTGACGTCCGTGATCATCGGGCCGCGGACGGGGGAACAGCTGGAGGGACTGCTGAAGGGCGCCTCGCTGGTCCTCGACGACCAGGCCCTCGACCGGATCGACGAGATCGTCCCGCCGGGAACGAACCTCTACCAGGCGGACGGCGTGTGGCGCCCGCCGGCTCTGACGAACGCGACGCTGCGACGCCGGGCGTTGGGCGAGCGCGCGGCGGGGTGAGGAGGTCGCCCCCACAGCGCGGCGGATCGCCGGCCATGTCGTCTTCTTCGAGAAGGAGGACGAGTTCGTGGAGCGGGAGACCGACTTCCTGTCGGTGTGAGGGGCCATGCTTACCGGCATGGGTACGAAGAGGCGTCCGATCACGACGGACGAGCGCAGGGCCCGGCTGGCCGTACGGCACCGGCTGGCCGGGACGGCACGGGCGGCGGACGTGTCCGAGGTCGCGGAGTCCCTGGTGGCTCTGCACGCGACCGACCCGGCGAGCGTCTTCCTCGCGGTGGGGGCGCGGCTGCGCGGGGACGAAGGGCCGGTACGCGCTCTGGAACAGGCCCTGTACGAGGACCGGACGCTGACCCGGATGCACGGGATGCGGCACACCATCTTCGTCTTCCCGACCGACCTCACTCCCGCCGTGCACGCCTCCACCACGCGGGACGTCGCCACCCGCGAACGGGCCATGCTGATCAGGGACCTGCGCAAGGGCAGCGCGTACGACGAGGAGTGGCTCGCGGAGACCGAGCGTCTGCTGACGACGGAGCTGACGGCGCGGGGCGAGGCGACGGGCGCCGAGCTCGGTGCGGCCGTACCGCGGCTCCGCGTGCAGTACGTGTACGGGGTCGGCACCCGTCAGGAGGGGAACCAGCCGCTCTCCAGCCGGCTGCTGCGCGTCCTCGGCATGGAGGGCCGGATCGCCCGTGGCCGGCCGCAGGGCACCTGGACCTCCAGCCGCTTCCGCTGGACGCTGACGCCGGAGCGCCCCGACCCGAGCGACGCGGACGCCCACGCCGAACTCGTACGGCGCTGGTTGGCGACCTGCGGGCCGGCGACCGAGGCCGACCTGAAGTGGTGGACCGGCTGGAAGGTCACCGACGTCCGCAAGGCGCTGGCGGCGCTCGGCGCGGAGGAGGTCGAGCTGACGGAGGGCACCGGCTACGTCCTGCCGGACGACACCGCTCCCGTACCCGAGCCGGAGCCGTGGGCGGCGCTGCTCCCCTCGCTCGACCCGACGGCGATGGGCTGGCAGCAGCGCGACTGGTACATCGATCCGGTGTACCGGCCGGCGCTGTACGACCGCAGCGGGAACATCGGCCCGACGGTGTGGTGGAACGGCCGCGTCGTCGGCGTCTGGGCCCAGCGCCCGGACGGCGAGATCGCCCACCGGCTGCTCGCCGACGTGGGCGCGGAGGCCGGTGCCGCGATCGCGGCCGAGGCGGAGCGGCTCGCGGGCTGGATCGGCGACGTACGGGTGACTCCCCGCTTCCGCTCGCCGTTGGAGCGGGAAGTGGCGGCCGCGGAGATCTGAGGTTCGAGCCATGGTTCCTGCGGGTGGAATCCGAGAAGAATTCGGAACGGCCCCCGCGAGGTGTCGAGGATCGGCGCCCGGCTCCGACGTCCCCTGTGAAAGGCATCCGGGAACCGGATGAGCCACCACCGAAGGAGAAGGTCATGAAGTACCTCGTCATGGTGCAGGGATCCCAGGCCGACTACGACGTGATGAGCGGCAAGCGCGCCGGGCAGGGTCCCGTGTGGAGCGAGCAGGACATGAAGGCGATGTTCGAGCACATGGGGTCGATCAACAACGACCTCGCGGAGTCGGGCGAGCTGGTCGACGCGCAGGGGCTCGTCGAGCCGGCCCGGACGCGCTTCGTGTCCGTCGACAAGGCCGGGAAGCCGGTCATCACCGACGGGCCGTACAGCGAGACGAAGGAGCTGCTCGCCGGGTACTGGGTGCTCGACTGCGCGAGCCTGGAGCGGGTCACCGAGATCGCGGAGCGCGTCGCCCGGTGTCCGCAGCCCGCGGGGGCGCCGGAGTACCCGGTGGTGATCCGCCAGATCGACCAGCGGTCCGAGTCCGAGTTCCTCGCCGGCTGAGCGTGGACGAGGAGGAGACGGTCGAGGACCTGCTGCGCCGGCACGCGCCGCAGGTCCTCGGCGCGCTCGTGCGCCGGTACGGGCACTTCGACGCCGCGGAGGACGCCGTGCAGGAGGCCCTGCTGGCCGCCGCGCGGCAGTGGCCGGAGGCGGGGACGCCCGCGAACCCGCGCGGCTGGCTGATCCGGGTGGCCTCGCGGCGGCTGACGGACCAACTGCGGGCGGACGAGGCGCGGGCGCGGCGGGAGGAGACGGCCGCCCGTCTGGAACTCCGCGAAACCCGGGCGGCCCCGTCCGACGACGACACGCTCACCCTCCTCTTCCTCTGCTGCGACCCGGCGCTCGCGCCCGCCGCCCGGATCGCGCTGACGCTGCGCGCGGTGGGGGGCCTCACCACGGCGGAGATCGCCCGGGCCCATCTCGTACCCGAGGCGACGATCGCGCAGCGGATCAGCCGGGCGAAGTCGAAGCTCCGCGACCACCCCTTCCACCCTCCCGGCCCGGACGACCGGGACGCCCGCCTGGCCACCGTCCTCCAGGTGCTCTACCTGATCTTCAACGAGGGCTACACCGCGACCTCGGGCCCCACCCTCCACCGCGGCGACCTGGCCGGCGAGGCGATCCGGCTGACCCGGGCCGTGCGCCGTCTGCTGCCCCGGGAGGGCACGGTGACCGGTCTGCTGGCCCTGATGCTCCTGACGGAGGCTCGCAGTGCGGCCCGCACGGGCTCGCACGGCGAGCTGATCCCCCTGGACGAACAGGACCGCGGGCTCTGGGACGCCGCCGCGATCGCCGAGGGCACGGCCCTGGTCGAGGAGGCCCTCGCGGAGGGCCCGCCGGGCCCGTACCAGCTCCAGGCGGCGATCTCGGCCCTCCACGACGAGGCGGCGCGCCCCGAGGACACGGACTGGCCGCAGATCCTCGCCCTCTACGACCTGCTGGTCGCCCAGGCCCCAGACCCGATGGCGGAACTGGGCCGCGCGGTGGCCGTCGCGATGGTCCACGGCCCGGAGTCCGGCCTCACCGAACTCACCGCCCTGGAACCCCGCCTGAAAGACCACCACCGCCTTCCTGCGGTCCGCGCCCACCTCCTCGAACGCACCGGCGCGACCGAAGCGGCCCGCGAGGCCTACGAGGAAGCGGCCCACCTCACCCTCAGCCTCCCGGAACGCCACTACCTGCGCACACGGGCAGCCCGGCTGAGTGAGTGAGCGTGCGGGCCGCGGCCCGACCAGCCCCGCGCGGCGCCCGCGCAGCACATACCACCACAACGAAAGCACCCCCGGGGGCGCTTCCCCGGGGGTGCGTGACCGTGTGCCGACGCGTCAGTCCGTCGCGATGCCGTTCAGCTTCTTGGCGATCTTCGTGAGGCGTGCACCCTGGTAGCGCGCCGCCTGGAGCACGTTCTCCTCCGGGGCGCCGTTCTCGCCCGGGTGCGCCGTGCCGTAGGGGTTGCCGCCTCCCGCGTAGACCGCCGGGTCGGTGAAGCCGGGGGAGACGATGACCGAGCCCCAGTGGTGGAAGGTGTTGTAGAGCGCGAGCAGCGTCGACTCGTTGCCGCCGTGGACGTTGTGGGCGCTGGTGAAGGCGGTCGCCGGCTTGTCGGCCATGACGCCCTGCTGCCACAGCCCGCCCGAGGTGTCGATGTACTGCTTCAGCTGCGCGGCGACGTTGCCGAACCGGGTGGGCGAGCCGAGGGCGTAGGCGTCGGCCCACTCCAGGTCGTCGAGCGTGGCGATCTCGGCGTCGCTCGTGGCGTCCACATGGGCGCGCCAGGCCGGGTTCGAGTCGATGGCGGCGTCGGGGGCGAGCTCGGGCACCCGGCGCAGCCGGACCTCCGCACCCGCCTTCTCGGCGCCTTCGGCGACGGCCTGGGCGAGCTCGTGCACGTTCCCCGTGGCCGAGTAGTAGATGACAGCAACCTTGACGGACATGACGAGCCCCTTAAGCGGATTCAGTTCCGGTTCAACGGGTCCGAGCGTAAGTGGATATCCATCCGCTTCGCAAGGGGAACCCGCGAAGAACCGGATATCGCTCCGTTATGCTCGAGTCACGGACGGACCGAGGGGGCGGCTCGGGGCGAAGGGCGACGGGCGAAGGGCAGGCGGACGAGATGACCACGAAGAAGAGACCGGGACCCGGCCCCGAAGCGGGGCCCTCACAGGGGCCCCAGACCGCCCACGGACCCGAGACCGCTCCCGGACCGGAGCCGATCCCGGGATCCGAGAACGCCCCCGGACCCGAGCCGATCCCCGCACCGCTCCCCGCCTCCGGCATCCCCTCCGGCCCCGGGATCACCCTGCTCCCCACCGCCGGTCGCGCCGCCCCCGAGCGGGCGGACGCCGCGCGCAACCGGCGCAAGATCCTCGACGCGGCGGCGCGGATCGTCGCCGAGGTGGGGCCCGAGGCCGTCACCATGAACCAGGTCGCCCACGCCAGCGGTATCGGCGTCGGCACGGTCTACCGCCGCTTCGGCGACGTCTCCCAGCTCCTGTGGGCCCTCCTCGACGACCGGGAGCGGCAGTTCCAGGAGGCGTACATGGGCGGCCCGCCCCCGCTCGGCCCCGGCGCACCCGCCGAAGAGCGGCTGCACGCCTTCCTCGACGCCCTCGTCGACCGGGTCATCGAGCAGCGTGAACTCCTGCTCGCCGCCCAGGCCGCCGCCCCCAGCGCGCGCTACACCAGCGGTGCGTACCTCGCGATGCACACCCATGTCGCCCTGCTGCTCTCGCGGCTGCGGCCCGAGGCGAACGGCGCGCTGCTCGCCCATCTCCTGCTCGCACCGTTCTCGCCGAGCCTGATGCACCACCTGTCGGTCGAGCGCGAGCTCTC contains:
- a CDS encoding winged helix DNA-binding domain-containing protein — its product is MGTKRRPITTDERRARLAVRHRLAGTARAADVSEVAESLVALHATDPASVFLAVGARLRGDEGPVRALEQALYEDRTLTRMHGMRHTIFVFPTDLTPAVHASTTRDVATRERAMLIRDLRKGSAYDEEWLAETERLLTTELTARGEATGAELGAAVPRLRVQYVYGVGTRQEGNQPLSSRLLRVLGMEGRIARGRPQGTWTSSRFRWTLTPERPDPSDADAHAELVRRWLATCGPATEADLKWWTGWKVTDVRKALAALGAEEVELTEGTGYVLPDDTAPVPEPEPWAALLPSLDPTAMGWQQRDWYIDPVYRPALYDRSGNIGPTVWWNGRVVGVWAQRPDGEIAHRLLADVGAEAGAAIAAEAERLAGWIGDVRVTPRFRSPLEREVAAAEI
- a CDS encoding aldo/keto reductase, encoding MRYRVLGGTGIEVSAYCLGTMMFGAVGNPDHTDSVRVIHAALDQGINFVDTADMYSAGESEEIVGKALRDPKRRDGVVLATKGYFPMGEGPARGGLSRRWLTRAVEDSLTRLGTDWIDLYQVHRPDHRTDIEETLAVLGDLQAQGKIRAFGCSTFPAEEIVEAHAVAERRGLRRFRTEQPPYSLLARGIEASVLPVAQRYGMGVLTWSPLASGFLTGKYRKDRPMDLTSGRPALHPHRFDPTIPGNAAKLDAVEQLVALAEDIGCSLPELAIAFAAAHPAVTSVIIGPRTGEQLEGLLKGASLVLDDQALDRIDEIVPPGTNLYQADGVWRPPALTNATLRRRALGERAAG
- a CDS encoding TetR family transcriptional regulator, producing MTTKKRPGPGPEAGPSQGPQTAHGPETAPGPEPIPGSENAPGPEPIPAPLPASGIPSGPGITLLPTAGRAAPERADAARNRRKILDAAARIVAEVGPEAVTMNQVAHASGIGVGTVYRRFGDVSQLLWALLDDRERQFQEAYMGGPPPLGPGAPAEERLHAFLDALVDRVIEQRELLLAAQAAAPSARYTSGAYLAMHTHVALLLSRLRPEANGALLAHLLLAPFSPSLMHHLSVERELSADELKEGLNALLNLGG
- a CDS encoding sigma-70 family RNA polymerase sigma factor; protein product: MDEEETVEDLLRRHAPQVLGALVRRYGHFDAAEDAVQEALLAAARQWPEAGTPANPRGWLIRVASRRLTDQLRADEARARREETAARLELRETRAAPSDDDTLTLLFLCCDPALAPAARIALTLRAVGGLTTAEIARAHLVPEATIAQRISRAKSKLRDHPFHPPGPDDRDARLATVLQVLYLIFNEGYTATSGPTLHRGDLAGEAIRLTRAVRRLLPREGTVTGLLALMLLTEARSAARTGSHGELIPLDEQDRGLWDAAAIAEGTALVEEALAEGPPGPYQLQAAISALHDEAARPEDTDWPQILALYDLLVAQAPDPMAELGRAVAVAMVHGPESGLTELTALEPRLKDHHRLPAVRAHLLERTGATEAAREAYEEAAHLTLSLPERHYLRTRAARLSE
- a CDS encoding YciI family protein, whose amino-acid sequence is MKYLVMVQGSQADYDVMSGKRAGQGPVWSEQDMKAMFEHMGSINNDLAESGELVDAQGLVEPARTRFVSVDKAGKPVITDGPYSETKELLAGYWVLDCASLERVTEIAERVARCPQPAGAPEYPVVIRQIDQRSESEFLAG
- the wrbA gene encoding NAD(P)H:quinone oxidoreductase codes for the protein MSVKVAVIYYSATGNVHELAQAVAEGAEKAGAEVRLRRVPELAPDAAIDSNPAWRAHVDATSDAEIATLDDLEWADAYALGSPTRFGNVAAQLKQYIDTSGGLWQQGVMADKPATAFTSAHNVHGGNESTLLALYNTFHHWGSVIVSPGFTDPAVYAGGGNPYGTAHPGENGAPEENVLQAARYQGARLTKIAKKLNGIATD